CCGGCGAGCACCTCGTCACGCTTACCGCCACTTCGCAGGGCGACGCGAACGCCAGTGCCAGCCTTGCGCTGCGCGTCAATGTCTCGCAGCATTACGGCGTCGCGCTCGAGCTGCCGGTCGTGGCGCAGCGGGTATTCCCCGACACGTGGGTTTCCTACCCGGTGCGCGTCACCAACAGCGGCAACGGCAACGACACGTTTGATTTGTTCACCGGCACCGACTGGCAGGCGCAAATCCGCATCGGCGGCGCGCCCGCCGGTCAGGTCAGCCTCGGCCCCGGCGCAACCGCGCAGGCCGAGCTACGGCTGCGCCCGCCCGCTGAAGCGGGCTGGAACGAGTCGCGCGAAATATTCTTCACCGCCACATCGCAGGGCAATTCGAGCCATAGCGCGACGGTTGTGACCAACACCTCGGTCGGTGGGCTGATGGCCGCCTCGCCTGTCGCCGGCGCGTTGCCGGGCGGGGTCGCCTCGTTCCGGCTCGAGCTGGCGAACCTCGGCGACAGCAGCGACGATTTCGAGCTGGCACTGGTCGCGGGCGACCCCGGCTGGGAGCAGACGCTCGAGCCGGCGTCGCTGACGCTGGCGGCCGACGAGCACGGCTTCGCGTGGCTCAACTTCACTATTCCGCGCGAAGCCTCTCCGGGGACGGCGTACAACCTCACCCTGCGCGCCAGTAGCAGCTCGATGCAGGAGCAGGTGGCGCTGCGGCTGGAAGTGCTGGCGCCTTCAGGGCTGGGCCTCTGGCCGCTCGAGGAGGGCAACGACCGCGCTTTCGTCGACCCCGGCGCGACCGCCTTCTTCGATTTGCAGGTGCTGAACCACGAAGATACGGCGCTGGACGTCAGCCTCGCGGCGACGCTGCCGGCCGGCTGGAGCGGTAGCTTCGACAACGCCAGCGGCTGGTCCAAGTCGGTCCCGGCTGGCGGCTCGGCGACGGTCTCGCTCGGAATCACCGCGCCCGACGACGCCGAGGCGGTCGAGACCGCGCACGCCGTGATTGAGGCGACGTCGGGCTCACGGCTGGCGCGGTTCCACGCCAATATTACGGTCAACCAGGATTTCGGCGTCGCGGTCGCGATGCCTCCCGAGGCGAAGTTGCTCGGTAACGTCTCGACGACGCTGCGCTTTACGGTTACCAACAACGGTAACGGCGCCGACTCGCTCGAAATCACGGTGGGCGGCGCGTGGGTTAGCGGCTCGACCGAGGCACTGTCGTTCGCGCCGTTCGAGTCGCGCGAGCTGACCGTCATCGCCAACCCGGGCATGGAGGCGCCCGGGACGCTGGCGCAGCTGACCGTTGATGCGCGTTCGCTGACCGCCGACGAGGCGGGGCTCGACGTCACGGCGAGCAACAGTAGCGCGCTGGTCGCGACCGGCCTCCAGCTGCTGGCCGCTCCCGAAGGGCCAGTCGCGCCGGGCGAGACGGTGCAGTTCCTGCTCGGCGCGGTCGCGCTCTACGACCCCGGCAGCGCGACGACGCGGCTGGTGGTCGAAGCGCAGGGCGACGACGCCGGCTGGGCGACGGTCGCCGGCATCGAGAATTTCGAGGGCCGTGATACCCTCATCGTCAAGGTGGGCGTGCCGGAAATCGTGACGGTTAACGTCACCGTCCCGGCCGACGCCAGTGCCGGCGCGCACGCGATTACGCTGCGCGTCGAGGATAATGAAGAGCCGGCGCATGTCTCGACCGTCGCGCTCGAGTTCGAGGTCTCGCAGTCGCACGGGCTGGAGCTGCTGCTGGTCTCCGGGCCGGCGACCGTCGCCCCCGGCGGCGAGGCGAACTGGCTGGTTGACTTGCGCAACAGCGGCAACGGCAACGACAGCGCCAGCTTCACGCTCGAGGGGCTGCCAGCCGGCTGGAACGCCAGCTTCACGCCCGATAACGCCACGCTCGGCGCCGGCGCGAGCGCGGCCATCGGCCTGCGCGTCTCCGTCGGCAGCGACGCGACCGCCGGTAACCACGGCTTGACGCTGGTCGCTCAGGGGGCGGGCGCGAACACCAGCCTGCCGCTTGAGCTTAACGTCAGCTCGACACGCGGCGTTTCGCTCGTAATGACTGATTCCGCGTCGCAATCCGGCCGCGCGGGGCAGACCGTCTTCTACCGCTACACCGTTACCAACAGCGGCAACGCGGCTGACACCATCGAGCTGGATGCGAGCGGACTGCTCGCGACGCAGGGCAGTGCAGTCCTCGACTGGACCGTCGCGACCCTTGGCGCCGGCGTGGAGAAGCCGGGTTACCTGCGCATCACGGTACCGGATGGCTCCGGCCCCTGGAGCGGCACCATTTCGGCGCGCTCGAGCAGCGACCCGGCGGTGGTCGATACGGTCGCGCTTACGCTCGCCTCCGAGTCGGTCTCCGACGCCTACTTGGAGGAGCTGCGCATCTCGCCCTCGTCGCCAGAGGAGGGCGACCGCGTGACCGCGTCGGTGACTGTGCTGGCGGGCGGCACTGACCTCGAGAGCGTCTACGTCGGCTTCTACCTCGACGGCACCTTCATCGGCGGCGAGCGGGTCAACCAGATTGCCGCCGGCTGGCGCGACAAGGTCGTGACCGTCAGCTTCGACGCGACCGGCGGCAGCCACCGCCTCGAGGCGGTCATCGACCCCGATAATGAAGTGGCCGAGAGCGACGAGTCCAACAACGAGCTCGAGCTTGCCTTCACCGTCGATAGCGGCAGCGGGCGGCTGCCGTTCTACCTGCTCTTTGTCGCGCTGGCCGCAGTCGGCGGCGCAGTCTACTACCGCTACCGCAACCGCGACCGGAAGCCGGCGCTGCCGCAGCGGCCCGGCCCGAAGCTGGCCGACGAGCCATCGGTAAAATTCCCGCTGGTGCTCAACTGCCAGCAGTGCGGCTCACGCGTGCGCGTCCCGCGGCCGGGCGCCTTCCGCTGTCCCGCCTGCAAGCACGTGGCGCGCGTAGAGCCGGACGGCGCCATCGTCGACCACGACGCGCCGCGCGCCGAAGCGCCGGCCGGGCCGCCCCCGGAGGAGCCGCCCGCGCCGGCTGCCGCGCCGCAAGTCGACGCGGCCGCCGAAGCGCCCGCGCCCGAAACGGCGGCGCCCGCAGCGCCACCGAACGAACGCAGCGCGCGCATGGCGGCGTTCTTCGGCGACGCGTCGTCCCCGTCGCCCCCGCCGCGCGCGCCGTCGGCAGCCGACCCCCGGTCACGCGACGAGCGACTGGCGGAGCTGCGCGCAGCTCCGCCCGCAGAGCCGGAGCCCGAGGCGGCTGCCGAGCCGGCGGTGCCCGCCGCGCCGGAACCGGAACCGCCCGTGGAGGCGGAGGCGGCGCCCGCTGCCGAGGAGGCCGAGCCCGAGCCCAAGAAGTCGAAGAAGAAGGGGCCGCGCGATTTCGGCCCCAGCATCGGCGGACTGGGATGAAGGTCGGGCTGGTCGGCAAGCCCAACGCGGGCAAGTCCACCTTCTTCAGCGCGGCGACGGCGGCCGACGCGCAAATCGGCGACTATCCTTTCACGACCATCGACTCCAACGTCGGCGTCGCGCACGTCCGCCGCGAATGCCCCTGTGGCTCGCTCGGCGTCGAATGCGAGCCGCACAACTCGCCCTGCCTGGGTGGCACGCGCTACCTGCCGGTCGAGCTGGTTGACGTCGCCGGGCTTGTGCCGGGCGCGCACGAGGGGCGGGGGATGGGCAACCAGTTCCTCGACGACCTGCGGCAGGCGGACGTGCTCATCCAGATTGTGGACGCCAGCGGCAGCACCGACCTCGAGGGCAACCACGCCGACGGGGCGGACCCCATGCGCGAGGTCGAATTCCTCGCCGGCGAGCTGCACCACTGGCTCGCCGGAATCATCCTGCGCAACTGGAGCCGCTCGGCGCGCGCGGTCGAGTCGGGCCGCGCGCTCGAGGATTTCCTCGCCGAGCGGCTGGCGGGGCTCGGCTTTTCGCGAGAGCAGGTTGTCGCCGCCCTGCGCGAGTGTGACCTGCCGGCGAACGTGCAGGCGTGGGGCGACGCTGACGGCCTTGCCCTCGCGCAGACGCTGCAAACGCTCGGCAAGCCCATCATCGTTGCGGCCAACAAGGCGGACATCGCGCCGGCCGCGAACTTGGCGGCACTGGCGGCGGCGGGCGGCATCCCGGTCGCCGCCGACTACGAGCTGGCGCTGCGCAACGCCGCCAGGGCTGGCCTTCTTGAATACCGGCCGGGCGACATCGAGTTCGCGCTCGCCGACGGCGCCAGCCTCAGCGACGCGCAGCGCGCTGGGCTCGAGCGCATCGCCGCGTTCATTTCAGGAGTCGGCGTCGATGGGGCCGGCACCGGCGTCCAGCGCTGTCTCGAGGCGGCGGTGCTCGAGCGGCTCGACCTGATTGCCGCCTTCCCGGTCGAGGACGAGACGCACTACGCCGACTCGCACGGCAAGGTGCTCCCGGACGGCTACCTGCTGCCGCGCGGCGCGACCGCGCTGGCCTTGGCGTACAAGGTGCACAGCGACATCGGCGACGGCTTCATCCGCGCCATCGACTGCCGCACGAAGCGTATCATCGGCAAGGACCACGTACTGCAGGACGGAGACGTGGTGAAGATAGTCGCGGGTTGAGCGCTATAACCCCGCTCCCCTTCCGGCAGTATGGACCCGGTGCGCGCGCAGCTGGACGCAATCGCGGCACGGCTCGCAGCGCACGGCATCGCTGCGCCGGGGACGGAGTTCGCGCCGCTCGCGCCGGGTGAGGCGCCCGCGCTGGTCGCGGCGGTCGACGGCTCTTCGCGCACGCTGCTCGACGGCGGCGCCTTCGCGGTGGTGGCGCTGCGCGCCGGGCGCGTCGTGGTGCGCGACGGTGCCGTGGCGGAGCGCGAGGCGCCGCTCGAGGTGCGGCTGCTCGAGGCCGGGACATTTGCCGACGAATGGAGCGAGCGCTACCGCAGGGTGACCGGCCGGCTGCCGGCCGAGCAGCCCGCGGACTTGCAGACGGCACTGGAGTGGCTGCGCGAGCTGGCGGAAACCGAGGCGGCGCTCGCCGCGCTCGAGGCGCTCGTGGCGGTGCTGGAAGCGAGCGCCGACGATGCACTGCTGCTGCTCGACGGCGCGCTGACCAGCCCGCACGCGCCGGCGCGTGACGCGCTGCGGCTGGTGCTCGACCGCGCTGACGCGGCGGGCGTGACCGTGGCGGCGGTCGCCAAGCGCTCGGCGCTGGCACGCGACGGGGCGCCGCTGCTGCCGGCGCTGATGCGCGACTCGCCCGACGGCTGCTGGCGCGCGCCGCTGGACTGCGACAGCCTGGGAACGCCGGGCGCGGTGCGGCTCAACCCCGCTTCCGAGTGGGCGTTCCGGCTGGATGTCGCCGGCGGCGACTACGGGGCGGTCGCGGCGTCGCTGGCGGGACTGGCGCGCGACGCCGTCTATCCCGGCTACCCGTGGCCGCTGGCGCAGGCGCACAATCTGGTCATTATCGACGGCGACCTTACCGAGTCGCTGCGGCAGGCGCTGCAGGGCGCGGCGCTCGAGCAGGGGCTGGCGCCGGGGGCATGGGACGTTTTATTCAGCGACTACCATGAGGTGCTCGACCGGAGCGTATGATGGAACTGGGACGAATTGTTGGCCGCAACGTAACCGAGGCAAAATTCCGCTGCCCCTACGGGGAATACCTGGCGCTGGGCGAAATAGTCGTGGTCGAGGACGCCGAGACCGCGGAGCCGTATTACCTGCGGGTCTTCAACGTCACCTACGGCGCCGAGGCGGCGGGTGAGGACTGGTTCGAGCGCACCGCCGGCCACATGCTGGCGATGGATGGCGCCGAGATGGAATACGGCTTCGCCGACAAGGAGCGCCGGCTCTACAAACTGGCGTCCGCGAGCGTGCTGGGGGTGCTGCGCGACGGCAGGTTCCGCCGCGCCAAGGGGCTGGTGGCGCACTTCTCCGGCGTGCGCCGCGCTCGCGACGCCGATTTCGAGTTCCTGCCGTCGGAGACGCTCACCGTCGGGCGGCTGCGCAGCGGCGACGAGCCGCTGCCGCATCGTGTCGGGCTGGCGCCGGATGCGCTGCCCTACCATATCGGCATCTTCGCGACGACCGGCATGGGCAAGTCCAACCTGCTCAAGTGCTTCTGCGCCAGCGCGCTGGAGTCGGGGCAGGCGGGGCTGCTGGTGCTCGACCCGCACGGCGAATACTTCGACGGCGGCGTCCCCGACCGGCGCGGGCTGACGCACCACCCGCGCGCCGACCGGCTGGCGGTCTACTCGTCGCGGCCACTCTCCGGCAACTACAGCCAGCTGCGGCTCTCGGCAAGCGAGGTCGAGGTGCGCGACCTGCTGCACCTGTACGACTTCTCGGGGCCGCAGCGCGAGGCGCTCAACGCGGCACGACAGCGCTACCAGCGCAACTGGCTGGTCGAGCTGAACGAGCGCAACGCCGAGCAGGTCTCCGAGGAATTGCACGGCGAGTTCCACCCCGGGACGATTGGCGTCATCAAGCGGCGGCTGCGCTACCTGTGGCAGTTCGACCTGCTCTCGGGCGACCCCGACGTCACGGCGTCCGAGGCGATAATTGCGCACCTTGACGCCGGGAAGGTGGTGCTCGTCGACACCAGCAACATGTTCGAGACCGAGGAGCTGCTGGTCTCGATGGTGCTGGCGCGCGCGGTCTTCGAGTCGCACAAGGCGAAATACGCGCAGCCGAAGGAGTTCGCCAAGCTGCCGCCGGTGCTGGTGACGCTCGAGGAGTCGCAGCGGCTGCTCTCGGAGACGCGTGGCAACGTCTTCGCGCAGATTGCGCGCGAGGGGCGCAAGTTCCGCGTCGGCCTTTGCGCGGTGAGCCAGCAGCCGAAGCTGCTCCACTCCGAAGTCCTGAGTCAGTTCAACACGCTCTTCGTGATGGGGCTGGCCGACCGGCGCGACCGCGAGTCGCTACAGGTGTCCGCCAAGCAGGACCTGTCGCGGCTCGATATGGAAATTCAGACGCTCGCGGCGGGCGAAGCCATCCTGACGTCACCGCACGTCCCGTTCGCGTTGCCGGTGGCGGTCGACCTTTACGAGGATTATCTCAAGGCACTTCCGCCCCCGGAGGAGCAGCCGCAACGGGCGAGTGATGACGGATTCTTCTGAAATCGCCGAGCGGCTCGCCCGGGTGCGCGCGGCGGTCGCGACCGCCGCGCGCGAGGCAAACCGGGACCCCGCGGAAATAACGCTCATCGGCGTCAGCAAGCGCAAGCCGCTCGCCGCCATCGAGGCGGCGTTCGCCGCTGGCCTGCGCGACATCGGCGAGAACCACGCTGACGAGCTGCTGGAGAAGGCGGCCGCCTTCGCCCCCGACGGGCTGCGCTACCACTTCATTGGCCGGCTCTCGTCGCGTCGCGCGCGTAAGGTCGCTCGCCAGGCGATGCTCATCCACACGCTCGACTCGCTGCGGCTGGCGCGCAAGCTCTCGCTCATCGCGCAGGAAGAGGGGCGTGAAGTTCGCGCGCTGGTGCAGGTGAACCAGGGCGGCGAAGCGACTAAGGGCGGTGTCGCCCCCGACGCGACCGCGGCGCTGGCGCGCGCCGCCGCCGCGCTTTCGGGGCTGCGCGTCGTGGGGCTGATGTCCATACCGCCCTTCGACGACCGGCCGCGCGACTGGTTCCGGCAGCTGAGGCAGCTACGCGACGTGGTCGCCGCGGAAACGGGCATTGCACTACCGGAGCTCTCGATGGGCATGTCGCACGACTTCGCCGCGGCGATTGCCGAGGGGGCGACGCTGGTGCGGGTGGGGACGGCGATTTTTGGTGCGCGCGACTAGATTACGACCCGCGGCTCCTGCTTCACCGTGTTGAGCACCAGCGAGGTGTTCGTCCGTTCAATGTGCGGTTGCGAAAGTGTGGACTTGATGAACGCGTCCATCTCGGCCCGGTCGCGGAACCGCGCCAGCACCAGCGAGTCCCACTCACCCGTCACGTCGTAGACGCCGAAGACGCGCGGATGCTCGGCGACGGACGCCTGCACGGCGATAATCTGCCCCTTGGCGATGCGCATCTGCATCACGGCGGTGAGCGTGAAGCCCGCTTGCTCGGCGTCAATATCGGGCAGGAAGCCGCGCAGGACGCCCGTCTTGTGGAGCCGGCGCAGCCGGTTGCTGACGGTCCCCAGCGCAACGCCAATGGCGGCCGCCAGCTCGCGCTGCGAGGCGCGACCGTCGGCGTTCAGCGCTGCCAGTAGCGCGGAGTCGGTCCTGTCCAGCATGAATTGAACATTTGTTCAGTCTTATTAAGGTTTACTGCTGGTTTGCACAGTTTTTCCGCATTTGTTAAATAGAGTCTGCTGCACTGCGGCCTGTTATTTATGGCGATGGCCGAACCGCGTAATGAGCAACTGGAGGGTGACGCAGCGACCGCTCTGTCGGTCGGCTATCGCCGTTACCATATCGACACCGCGCCGACGCCCGACCTGGCCGACCTGCCGCACCGCTTTCTCGTCGAGGTCAACCGCGTCGAGCTGCTGAAGCTGCTGGTGCAGGAGACGTGGGAATACTGGGGCCACTGGGACGTGGTCGCCGCGCGCCCCTGCGTCTACGGCGTTTTCTCGGGGCCGGTGGGCGGCTTTGCGCCGCGGCCGGAGCATTGCGTCGGCTGCCTGCGCTGCACCATCCAGCACCCCGGGGCGGTCACCATTCGCCACAACCCCGAGTGGCAGGCGTGGGGCGACGCCTATCTGGCGCCGAAGCTGGTCGAAACCATCCTGTCTGAGGCAGCGCTGGGCGCGGTGCCGGTCAAGGGGCAGGGCTATCGCGGGCGGTTCGGCGGCCCAGGCTGGGACCGCATCTGGACAGACATGTCCGAAATCGTGCGGCCGACGCGCGACGGCATCCACGGCCGCGAAGTCATCTCAACCGTCGTCGATATCGGCTCGCGCCCGATGCATCTGGCAACCGACGGCGACGGTGAGCGGCCGCGCTGCCTGCAACTACAGCTTCCCATCCTGTTCGACTCGCCGCCGGAGTCGGCGCAGAGCGTCGAGATGGCGCGACTGCTAGCGCACGCCGCCGAGGAGCTCGAAACGCTGGCGTTCCTGCCGCTGCCGCTGGTGCGTGAGGCGGTCGCCGCTTCGCCGGCGGTCGTCCCGCAGCTGCGCGTCGCGGAGCTCGAGGCGCTGGCGCCGGCACCGCGCATGGTCGAAATCCTGGACGACGCCCCCGCCGCGCTTGCGCTCACCGACGCCATCGTTTGCGAGCGGCTCCCGTTCGAGCCGGGCTGGCGCGAGGCGCTGCTGGCGTCGATTGCCGCCGGCGTGCGCGTCTTCCACCTTGTCGCAGACTACCACGGCCGCGGCGATGGCCGTTTCGTGCGCGACCTGGCGATGGAGGCGCACGCGTTGCTGGTCGAGAAAGGGCTGCGCGACATGGTGACGCTCATCGGCAGCGGTGGTATCGCCGCTGCCGAGCATGTCCCGAAGGCGATTATCTGCGGCTTCGACGCCGTCGCGCTCGACACGCCGTTGCTGGCGGCGCTACAGGCGCAGCCCGATGGCAGCGTTACCGACGCCGCGACGGCGCGCTTCAGGCTTCCCGCGAGCCTGGATGTCGAGTGGGGCGTCCAGCGACTGAAGAATTTGTCGGCAGCGTGGCGCGACCAGCTGCTCGAGATTCTGGGCGCGATGGGGCTGCGCGAGGTGCGGCGGCTGCGCGGGGAGCTCGGCCGCGCGATGTTCCAGCGCGACCTTGAGCGCGAGGCGTTCGGGGGGATTGACGGCTATGAGTAGCGTCCCGAGCCCGCAGCTAGTCGAGAAGGTCACCCACTACCTGCACCAGGGCTTCCACGACCGCTCGCACGCGCTGCTCGAAGCCCCACCTGCTCTGGGCGACCCGCGCTGGACCGACGAGCTGATTATGGCGACCTGGTTCCAGGCCGAGCACGGCCGCCCGCCAGATGACATCGAGTATCGTGTCGGTCGCTCGGGAGGCGGTTTTGACAGGCTCGACTTCAAGTTTCTTCCCGAGGGCGAATGGCTTGCGCACAGCGATGCCATTGGCACCGCCATTCCGCTGAACCGGCGCGACCCGGCGCGACAGGAGCTTGAGATCGCTCTGCCGGTCTACGGCGGTGGGATGTCCTACGGCTCGGTCTCCGAGGAGGTGATGGTCTCCCGAGCTATTGCCGCCCAGGAATTGGGCACGCTCACCTGCACCGGTGAGGGAGGCTATCCCGACGGGCTGAAGCCCTACGCCGACAGCGTCATCACCCAGATTGCGACCGGCCTTTTCGGCGTGCGCGAGGAGACCATCCAGCGCGCGCCGATGGTCGAGTTCAAGTACGCGCAGGGCGCGAAACCCGGCCTTGGGGGGCACCTGCTGGGCGATAAGTCCACCACCACCGTGGCAGACATGCGTGAGTCCGTTCCGTGGGTATCGCTCTTCTCTCCCTTTCCTTTTCATTCGGTCTATTCCGTCGAAGACCATCGCAAGCATATCGACTGGGCCATGACCATGAATCCCGACGCAATAATCTCTGTAAAGGTCTCAACACCGATTGACGTTGACATGGTTGCTGTTGGTTCCTACTACGCCGGTGCGCATGTTTTCCACATAGATGGCAGCTATGGAGGAACTGGCGCAGCTCCAGAAATTGCGAAAAAGAACATTGCGATGCCCATTGAGCTTGCCATACCGAAGGTGCACCGGCACCTTGAGCAGGAAGGCATTCGTGACCAAATTACACTGATTGCTAGCGGTGGAGTGCGTACGGCTTGGGATATCGCCAAAGCCATTGCCCTTGGGGCTGACGGTTGTGTTCTCGGCACGTCAGAACTCATCGCAATGGGATGCACACGTTGTTCCAACTGTGAACGGGGCCGTGGCTGTCCTTTTGGACTTACGACCACTGATCCGGAACTGAAGGAGTGGGTGCACCCCGACTGGGGCGCCATGCGGGTCGGCAATCTCTACATTTCGTTCCAGTGGCAGCTGCGTGACATCCTTCGCAGACTCGGACTGACCACAATCTCTGATTTGCGCGGCCGTCGAGATCTACTGCGCTACATCCCGGAGGAGTTCGAGGCGTGAGCCGCGACGCCTGGATTGGAGCGGTGACGCGTAGCCGGGAAGAGTTACCACATGCGCGTCCACCGGTGGATGGTGCAGCCGAAGGTGGCTGCGGTGTCATTGGCTTCGCTTCGACCGTTCCTGTAGCAGCTCGCCATATGCTACAATCGCTTGAACAGATGCGCAATCGCGGTAACGGAAAAGGTGGTGGCATCGCTGCAGTGGGTCTTGATTCAGAACAGCTGGGTGTTGACAGAGGGACACTGGAGCAGGACTACCTGCTCGCTGTGGCATACCTTGATGCTTCTGTCCGCAAGGAAGTGGAGTTGTTTGTCAAGAATGCCTACGAGATAGACCATGTCCATGAATTCCCTGTCAGCGAAGACTGGGACAGTATCGAGGGACTCGAGGTACGGCCACCAGATGTGGCAGCCTATTTCGTGCGCCCTCGTGCCGGGATGCTGGCTACTTTCGCCGAGGCCGTCGAGTTGCCGCACGGACTTCCGCCAACAGAGCGTGAGTTAGCTGACGAGTACGTATTCCAGACATCTTTCCGGCTCAACACTCATTTCTATGCGGGTGACCGTGGAACACAGGCTTTCGTCCTGAGTCATGGTCGTAACCTCCTAGTCCTGAAGATGGTCGGTTATGGGGACGACGTCATTCGATGCTACCAGCTTGAGAATCTGAGTGCACATGTCTGGATTGGCCACCACCGCTACCCCACAAAGGGCAAGGTGTGGCACCCCGGCGGGGCACACCCCTTCGTTGGGTTGAACGAGGCGCTGGTCCACAATGGCGACTTCGCCAATTACGAGGCGGTCTGCGACTATCTCGCGCAGCGCGGACTGCGACCGCTGTTCCAGACTGACACCGAGGTTTCGGTGCAAGTCTTCGACCTGCACCACCGGCTCTACGGTTACCCGCTCGAGTGGGTCATCGAGTCGCTGGCGCCGACGACCGAGCGCGACTTCACGCTGCTGCCGCCCGACCGGCAGGAGCTCTACGACCAGCTGCAGGCGACCCACATCCACGGTTCGCCCGACGGGCCGTGGTTCTTCATAATCGCGCAGTCCGTGCCGGAAGCGTGGCGACTCATCGGCATCACCGACACCAGCATGTTGCGCCCGCAGGTTTTCGCGCTACAGGAGGGCGAGGCGCAGATTGCCTTTGCCGCATCCGAGAAACAGGTAATCGACGCCGCGCTCGAGTCGCTCTCGGAAGCCGATAACCGCTTCTGGCCGCGCGCCGACCGCTACTGGAACGCGCGCGGCGGGTCGCACACCGACGGCGGCGCGTTCATCTTTTCGGTCGTCCCCGACGGCGACCGCTTCCGATTGCAGTGCACCAACAAGTTCGGCGAGCGCATCACTCTCGGTGATGCGCCGCAGCCGCACACGCTCGCGTCGCACCCAGCGAGCGAGGCTGGCGTCGCCGCCGACGCGCCGGCCGCGGAGGCGTTCGCCGCCTTCCGGCAAGCCGTTCTGCAGTGGGGCTACGGCGAGCTGCGCGGCTTCCTGCACGAAGTCGAAAAACGGCTGCGAGGCGAAGCAATCGCGCTGCTGACGCTTCTGCTCGACCGGCGTTACCCGACCGGCGAGCTGCGCCGCAGCTCGCTGCTGGCGCTCGTCGATGAGTCGCTCGAGCGGCTGCTCGGTGCGGTCGCTGACGCCGAGTGCGACGCATACTGCGCTGGTCGCGGCGCCCCGGACGGCCGCACAGCCGTGCTCGACGCCCGCGGCTTCGACATCGAAGGCCCCAAGTCGCTGGCAATTGCGGTCGCCGACATGATGCGCGGCGGCTGGCGCCGTTTCCTGGTTTACGGCTGCCACGGCCACCGCTTCATCGCCAACGCCTTCGGCCCCGACAGCGGCGACATCTGCATTGACGTCTACGGCTCGTCTGGCGACTACCTTGGCTCGGGGATGGACGGCGCACGCGTCGTGGTGCACGGTAACGGACAGGACCAACTGGGACAGATTCTGAAGTCGGGTGAGCTGGTAGTCCACGGTGATGTCGGCCAGACATTCATGTACGGTGCCAAGGGCGGCCACGTCTTTGTTCAGGGCAACGCCGCCGGCCGTCCGCTGATTAACTCGGTCGGCCGCCCGCGCGTAGTCATCAACGGCACCTGTCTCGACTACCTGGCGGAGTCGTTCATGGCGGGCGACCCGCTCAACGACGGCGGTTTCGTCATCCTGAACGGCCTTGAGTGGGATGACGACGGCGAGCTGCGCGAGCTGCCGACGCCCTACCCGGGCGGCAACCTGTTTTCGCTGGCGTCGGGCGGCGCTATCTACGTCCGTGACCCGCACCAGCGCGTCACCGCCGACCAGCTCAACGGTGGCGACTTTGCGCCGTTCACCAGCGCCGACTGGGCAGTGGTTGAGCCGCTGCTGCGGCAGAACGAGCGCGAGTTCGGCCTGCCGGTCGCGCGGCTGCTCGAGGTCAACGGGCAGCCGCGCCGGCCGGGCGAGGTCTACCGCCGCATTCAGCCCGCCGCAACCAAGGCGCTACAGGCCGAAGAGGTGTGGGTCGCGCACGCCCAGAATGGCTGACGACCAGTATTTAAAATGGGGGCGGCGTTTTTCAGACGTCAGCGCAGCAATCCCGCGACCGCTTCCGCCGTCGCTTCCGCGAGCGAGTCTAGCAGCAGCTCCGCTGCGCCCAGCAGCTCGCGCGGCCGCGTCGTTGCGACCGCCAGGCAGGCGAAGCCGCCCGCGTGCGCCGCCGCGACTCCGTCAGGCGCGTCTTCGACCACGACGCATCGCTCGGGTGGTAGCCCGAGCAGCTCCGCGGCGCGGAGGAAGACGTCGGGCGCCGGCTTGCCGTGCGGGACTTCATCGCCGCACGCCGCGGCCGCGAACGCGTCG
This is a stretch of genomic DNA from Candidatus Poseidoniia archaeon. It encodes these proteins:
- a CDS encoding glutamate synthase; the encoded protein is MLQSLEQMRNRGNGKGGGIAAVGLDSEQLGVDRGTLEQDYLLAVAYLDASVRKEVELFVKNAYEIDHVHEFPVSEDWDSIEGLEVRPPDVAAYFVRPRAGMLATFAEAVELPHGLPPTERELADEYVFQTSFRLNTHFYAGDRGTQAFVLSHGRNLLVLKMVGYGDDVIRCYQLENLSAHVWIGHHRYPTKGKVWHPGGAHPFVGLNEALVHNGDFANYEAVCDYLAQRGLRPLFQTDTEVSVQVFDLHHRLYGYPLEWVIESLAPTTERDFTLLPPDRQELYDQLQATHIHGSPDGPWFFIIAQSVPEAWRLIGITDTSMLRPQVFALQEGEAQIAFAASEKQVIDAALESLSEADNRFWPRADRYWNARGGSHTDGGAFIFSVVPDGDRFRLQCTNKFGERITLGDAPQPHTLASHPASEAGVAADAPAAEAFAAFRQAVLQWGYGELRGFLHEVEKRLRGEAIALLTLLLDRRYPTGELRRSSLLALVDESLERLLGAVADAECDAYCAGRGAPDGRTAVLDARGFDIEGPKSLAIAVADMMRGGWRRFLVYGCHGHRFIANAFGPDSGDICIDVYGSSGDYLGSGMDGARVVVHGNGQDQLGQILKSGELVVHGDVGQTFMYGAKGGHVFVQGNAAGRPLINSVGRPRVVINGTCLDYLAESFMAGDPLNDGGFVILNGLEWDDDGELRELPTPYPGGNLFSLASGGAIYVRDPHQRVTADQLNGGDFAPFTSADWAVVEPLLRQNEREFGLPVARLLEVNGQPRRPGEVYRRIQPAATKALQAEEVWVAHAQNG